One window of the Anopheles cruzii chromosome 2, idAnoCruzAS_RS32_06, whole genome shotgun sequence genome contains the following:
- the LOC128275071 gene encoding alcohol dehydrogenase class-3: MAPTAGQVIKCKAAVAWEPKKPLVIETIEVAPPKAGEVRLKVVASGVCHTDAYTLGGLDAEGVFPTILGHEGAGVVESVGEGVTKFQPGDHVIPLYIPQCYECRFCKSPKTNLCPKVRATQGKGLMPDGTSRFTCNGKPVYHFMGTSTFAEYTVVADVSLAKIDQSAPLDKVCLLGCGIPTGYGAALNTAKVEPGSSCAVWGLGAVGLAVVMGCKAAGAKRIIGVDINPEKFEVGKQFGCTEVINPNDYTNPIQQVLVEKTDGGLDYTFECVGNVATMRAALESCIRGWGVSVVVGVAESGKEISTRPFQLVTGRTWKGTAFGGWKSVDGVPKLVDQYLKRELKVDEFITHTMALEKINEAFTLMHEGKSIRSVVKL; the protein is encoded by the exons ATGGCACCAACTGCGGGTCAG GTGATCAAATGCAAAGCGGCTGTTGCCTGGGAGCCGAAGAAACCGCTCGTGATCGAGACAATCGAGGTGGCCCCACCGAAGGCCGGTGAGGTGCGGCTGAAGGTAGTCGCTTCGGGGGTGTGTCACACCGACGCATACACTCTCGGCGGTCTGGATGCCGAAGGTGTGTTCCCGACCATTCTCGGCCATGAGGGCGCCGGTGTGGTGGAGAGTGTTGGCGAAGGAGTGACCAAGTTCCAGCCCGGCGATCACGTCATTCCGCTGTACATTCCCCAGTGCTACGAGTGCCGGTTCTGCAAAAGCCCCAAAACTAATCTCTGCCCGAAGGTGCGCGCCACGCAGGGCAAGGGCCTGATGCCGGACGGTACGAGCCGGTTCACGTGCAACGGTAAGCCGGTGTACCATTTCATGGGCACGTCCACTTTCGCGGAGTACACGGTTGTGGCCGATGTTTCGCTGGCGAAGATCGATCAGAGCGCTCCGCTGGACAAGGTGTGTCTGCTGGGATGCGGCATACCGACGGGATACGGAGCGGCACTGAATACGGCCAAGGTGGAACCCGGGAGTTCGTGTGCGGTCTGGGGCCTCGGAGCGGTGGGATTGGCCGTGGTGATGGGTTGTAAGGCAGCGGGCGCTAAACGCATCATCGGGGTGGACATCAACCCGGAGAAGTTCGAAGTGGGCAAGCAGTTTGGCTGCACGGAGGTGATCAATCCGAACGATTACACGAACCCGATCCAGCAGGTTTTGGTCGAGAAGACGGACGGTGGCTTGGACTACACGTTCGAGTGCGTAGGCAACGTGGCCACAATGCGTGCGGCACTCGAGTCGTGCATCCGGGGTTGGGGAGTGTCGGTGGTCGTCGGGGTGGCCGAGTCTGGCAAAGAAATCTCGACCCGCCCATTCCAGCTGGTGACCGGGCGCACCTGGAAGGGCACGGCTTTCGGTGGCTGGAAGAGCGTGGACGGAGTGCCGAAACTCGTCGACCAGTACCTCAAGCGGGAGCTTAAGGTGGACGAGTTCATCACGCACACGATGGCCTTGGAGAAGATCAACGAGGCGTTCACGCTGATGCACGAGGGTAAAAGCATCCGTTCCGTCGTCAAACTGTAG
- the LOC128277320 gene encoding zinc finger protein 266-like has protein sequence MESKEPLELSVTPEELCRTCLAAVPDRTQLKPIFCSEILDGKIVPFPKVLELVIGAKFVRDEKLPNNVCIECKAKIRDLYVYVSKVRNSVDLLHDIFGVAKPAEASNAIVKSEPPKKIDTRSVEVQTDAIEAAEPPQPETIETSTQCDPIEPTAGPSLVYSSHGETGNKLAPPTPSKKEMSSHLMNLRCGESSSEIRVTVMEQDEDEEEDEGDQNEGDSKGTDTEQALVEALTRKSGSFDDEDYEIQLLSEEPETDECLALSVVEKVGTSQSVSLKGENGKESSDENVPGSFGSFRNKNWSVAKREPQDSCTYCDFTSRSTTFVRHFLIHKQTLEMCFESIDYFRCSLCFTVFISQSHFEEHFDTTCASVAQEEYTVNEDLLKHETFYQNGLDICVPKLKTFKRTDTRFRCGRCGLYQDTFEDMRLHCQTHEAEDDHTQNVDLLWRENMLERVHVCGICGAQFPDAVFIRQHLYFHQTSYFCAYDCSQIFDDFHRLTKHISRKHYKPAGDETTTEFPCDRCPKSFGSAESLKTHVKNHMRERKYVCGVCSKAFVQKSDLIIHGRTHTNERPYECRQCSKRFRTASHLRDHMSTHEEVKRFQCEVCHKLFKAERILAGHRQLHTGLKPYACDICSKTFARKQHLKLHLQTHSRSSPPLKDDSNTA, from the exons ATGGAATCGAAAGAACCCCTGGAGCTGTCGGTCACGCCGGAGGAACTTTGTCGCACCTGTCTGGCTGCggtaccggaccggacgcaGTTGAAGCCAATATTTTGTAGCGAAATTCTGGACGGCAAAATAGTGCCCTTCCCGAAAGTGCTCGAGCTCGTGATCGGTGCCAAG TTCGTAAGGGATGAAAAACTGCCAAACAACGTGTGCATCGAGTGTAAAGCCAAGATACGCGATCTGTACGTGTACGTGTCGAAGGTACGCAATTCGGTGGATCTGCTGCACGATATTTTCGGAGTCGCCAAACCAGCGGAAGCCTCGAACGCCATCGTCAAGTCGGAGCCGCCGAAGAAGATCGACACGCGCAGCGTCGAGGTGCAAACGGATGCGATCGAAGCGGCAGAACCaccgcaaccggaaacgatcgaGACGAGCACACAGTGTGACCCCATAGAACCGACTGCTGGGCCATCGCTGGTATACTCTAGCCATGGAGAAACCGGAAACAAGCTGGCACCACCGACACcatcgaaaaaagaaatgtccTCGCACCTTATGAACTTGCGATGCGGGGAATCGAGCAGCGAAATAAGGGTCACGGTAATGGAACAGgatgaggacgaggaggaggatgaGGGTGACCAGAACGAAGGGGATTCGAAGGGGACAGACACCGAACAGGCTCTAGTCGAAGCGCTTACCAGAAAAAGCGGATCGTTCGATGATGAAGATTACGAGATTCAGCTGCTAAGCGAAGAGCCGGAAACCGACGAATGTCTCGCCCTGAGTGTTGTCGAGAAAGTCGGCACCAGCCAGTCGGTGTCGTTGAAGggcgaaaatggaaaagaaagcTCCGACGAAAATGTGCCTGGGTCCTTCGGGTCGTTCAGGAACAAAAATTGGTCCGTTGCGAAGCGAGAACCGCAAGACTCTTGCACCTACTGTGACTTCACGTCACGGTCCACCACCTTCGTGAGGCACTTTCTCATCCACAAGCAAACGCTCGAAATGTGCTTCGAGTCGATCGACTACTTCCGGTGCAGCCTATGCTTCACCGTGTTCATCTCGCAGAGCCACTTCGAGGAACACTTCGACACGACCTGTGCGAGCGTCGCCCAGGAGGAGTACACCGTGAACGAGGATCTGCTCAAACACGAAACGTTCTACCAGAACGGGCTGGACATTTGCGTGCCGAAGCTGAAGACGTTCAAGCGGACGGACACCCGGTTTCGCTGCGGGCGCTGTGGCCTCTATCAGGACACGTTCGAGGACATGCGGCTACACTGCCAGACCCACGAGGCCGAGGACGATCACACGCAGAACGTGGACCTACTGTGGCGCGAGAATATGCTCGAAAGGGTGCACGTCTGCGGTATCTGCGGCGCTCAGTTTCCGGACGCCGTCTTCATCCGGCAGCATCTCTACTTTCACCAAACGTCGTATTTCTGTGCGTACGATTGTTCGCAGATTTTTGACGATTTTCACCGTCTCACGAAGCACATCTCGCGCAAACACTACAAGCCGGCGGGTGACGAAACGACCACCGAGTTCCCCTGCGACCGGTGTCCGAAGAGCTTCGGCAGTGCCGAGTCGCTCAAGACACACGTGAAGAATCATATGCGCGAGCGCAAGTACGTTTGCGGTGTCTGCTCGAAGGCCTTCGTCCAGAAGAGCGATCTCATCATCCACGGGCGCACCCATACGAACGAGCGGCCGTACGAGTGCCGGCAGTGTAGCAAGCGGTTCCGCACGGCGAGCCATCTGCGCGATCACATGTCGACGCACGAGGAGGTTAAACGGTTCCAGTGCGAGGTGTGCCACAAGCTGTTCAAGGCGGAACGTATCCTGGCCGGTCACCGGCAGCTGCACACCGGACTGAAGCCGTACGCCTGCGATATCTGCTCGAAAACGTTCGCCCGCAAGCAACACCTGAAGCTGCACCTACAAACGCACTCCCGATCGTCGCCACCGCTTAAGGACGACTCCAACACGGCATAA
- the LOC128267838 gene encoding peroxisome assembly protein 12 has product MAARGAHITPTVEIKPSLFEVLAADSLNNTFYPAIKRVVDFLATVKPTVFGGLVRYYDELYMLFNGLVQGYYLQRHGGSLAEVFYGLTRQSVRNKTFTRRDRNWSFVVLVVVPYALRILETRINRWKDDCENGKTVAAEKQLVVRLMPYVKAVHESLKLVHYVMYLAGASEVHSPSLRVLRLALTYQAEEEESWSFADVFQGKTRVAVMLSTALLRWLELSAFFLQFIEWWQTEANIGDLSKLPTPEAPDLDVNAAKYSNVCPICLQKYIIPTAVSVSGYVYCYRCIVTHLQKESRCPVTKYPATINDLIRLYMDDDD; this is encoded by the exons ATGGCGGCCAGAGGAGCACACATCACGCCGACCGTAGAAATCAAACCCTCACTCTTCGAGGTGCTGGCGGCCGACTCTCTCAACAATACCTTTTATCCCGCCATCAAACGTGTGGTGGAC TTTTTAGCGACAGTCAAACCGACGGTTTTCGGTGGGTTAGTGCGATACTACGATGAGCTTTACATGCTGTTCAATGGGCTGGTGCAGGGTTACTATCTCCAACGGCACGGAGGATCGCTGGCCGAAGTGTTCTACGGTCTAACCCGCCAATCGGTCCGAAACAAGACGTTCACCAGGCGCGATCGCAATTGGTCGTTCGTGGTGCTGGTCGTCGTGCCATACGCGTTACGAATACTGGAAACCCGAATCAACCGGTGGAAAGATGACtgtgaaaatgggaaaacggtTGCGGCAGAGAAGCAGCTCGTAGTACGCTTGATGCCCTACGTCAAAGCCGTACACGAAAGCCTTAAGTTGGTCCACTACGTAATGTATCTGGCCGGCGCTAGTGAAGTACATTCGCCTTCGCTGCGCGTGCTTCGCCTTGCACTGACCTATCAAGCAGAGGAGGAAGAAAGCTGGTCCTTCGCGGACGTTTTCCAGGGCAAGACAAG GGTTGCTGTAATGCTAAGCACGGCACTGCTACGATGGTTGGAGCTGTCCGCTTTCTTCCTGCAGTTCATCGAGTGGTGGCAAACGGAGGCCAACATTGGGGACCTGTCGAAGCTACCGACTCCGGAAGCTCCCGATTTGGACGTCAACGCTGCGAAGTACAGCAACGTTTGTCCGATTTGCCTGCAGAAGTACATCATTCCAAcggccgtgtccgtgtcggg CTACGTTTATTGTTATCGATGCATCGTGACACATTTGCAGAAAGAAAGTAGGTGCCCGGTAACCAAGTATCCTGCCACAATCAACGATCTCATCCGGCTGTAcatggatgatgatgattga